The Spirosoma foliorum genome has a window encoding:
- a CDS encoding NUDIX domain-containing protein produces MKVRPSALIWRQNANQTEVLLMRYCYGDQDVFALPGGNPDRGEILPETIVREIQEELGVSVEVGEMVLAGEMLLTQRNDDVLHVVFAARNLQGDPALNPAETTALELVWKPISDLASLNMYPNIGAKILPWFTSATYLGYVGRIEQQYFG; encoded by the coding sequence ATGAAAGTTCGTCCATCTGCACTTATCTGGCGGCAAAACGCCAATCAAACCGAAGTATTGCTTATGCGTTATTGCTACGGCGATCAGGATGTGTTTGCCTTGCCGGGTGGCAATCCCGACCGGGGCGAAATCCTCCCTGAAACCATCGTTCGTGAGATTCAGGAAGAGCTGGGTGTATCGGTCGAAGTTGGCGAAATGGTTCTGGCGGGCGAAATGCTACTCACCCAGCGCAACGACGATGTATTGCACGTCGTGTTTGCCGCTCGAAATCTCCAAGGTGATCCCGCGCTGAATCCGGCTGAAACCACTGCCCTCGAACTGGTCTGGAAGCCTATATCAGATTTAGCCAGCCTGAATATGTACCCGAACATCGGTGCGAAAATTCTCCCCTGGTTTACTTCAGCGACGTACCTAGGCTATGTTGGGCGTATTGAACAGCAGTATTTTGGTTAA